The following proteins are co-located in the Takifugu flavidus isolate HTHZ2018 chromosome 16, ASM371156v2, whole genome shotgun sequence genome:
- the nkx2.4a gene encoding NK2 homeobox 4a isoform X1, which produces MSLSPKHTTPFSVTDILSPIEETYKKFSGMDGAGNLTSPLGAYRQPQVSQTGMQQHSMGHNATVATTYHMPHGVSQFSHSAMGGYCNGSIGNMGDLPSYQESMRNSAAATGWYSANPDPRFSTISRFMGPSTGMNMTGMGGLTGMADATKSMPALHAAPRRKRRVLFSQAQVYELERRFKQQKYLSAPEREHLASMIHLTPTQVKIWFQNHRYKMKRQAKDKAAQQLQQQQQQQQDGNLCQQQAQSPRRVAVPVLVKDGKPCQNGSSTPTSNQQQVQQSQQQSQQQNGNGVLLASPTGNLSQHQNQQQVNALDLEEMSPSPPSLHSQLNMAQIDTSAVDYTSNMVTSNLLYGRTW; this is translated from the exons ATGTCGTTGAGCCCAAAGCACACAACGCCTTTTTCAGTGACAGACATTCTGAGCCCAATCGAGGAGACCTACAAGAAGTTTAGTGGCATGGACGGCGCAGGGAACCTAACCTCTCCACTGGGAGCCTACCGACAGCCTCAGGTGTCTCAGACCGGCATGCAGCAGCACTCGATGGGCCACAACGCGACCGTGGCTACCACTTACCACATGCCGCACGGCGTCTCCCAGTTCTCCCACAGCGCAATGGGGGGATACTGCAATGGGAGCATTGGCAACATGGGAGACCTGCCGTCGTACCAGGAAAGCATGCGGAAtagtgcagcagcaacaggatgGTACAGCGCCAATCCAGACCCAAGATTCTCCACCA tTTCTAGATTCATGGGACCTTCCACAGGTATGAACATGACCGGCATGGGGGGTCTGACAGGAATGGCCGACGCCACCAAGTCCATGCCAGCTCTCCACGCTGCGCCCAGGAGGAAACGGCGCGTCCTCTTCTCGCAGGCTCAGGTCTACGAGCTGGAGAGAAGGTTTAAGCAGCAGAAATACCTGTCGGCGCCCGAGAGGGAGCACCTGGCCAGCATGATTCACCTCACGCCGACACAAGTGAAGATCTGGTTTCAGAATCACCGGTACAAGATGAAGCGCCAGGCCAAGGACAAGGCggcgcagcagctgcagcagcagcagcagcagcagcaggacggtaATCTGTGCCAACAGCAGGCGCAGTCCCCGAGGCGCGTAGCCGTGCCAGTTCTGGTGAAGGACGGTAAACCGTGCCAGAACGGCTCCAGCACGCCCACGTCGAACCAGCAACAGGTGCAACAGAGCCAGCAACAAAGCCAGCAACAGAACGGCAACGGCGTCTTGCTCGCGTCGCCGACCGGCAACCTCAGTCAGCATCAAAACCAACAGCAGGTGAACGCGTTGGACCTGGAGGAGATGTCGCCAAGCCCCCCCTCACTGCACAGCCAGCTCAACATGGCCCAGATAGACACGTCTGCAGTAGATTACACCAGTAACATGGTCACCTCAAACCTTCTGTACGGCAGGACGTGGTAG
- the nkx2.4a gene encoding NK2 homeobox 4a isoform X2 — protein sequence MSLSPKHTTPFSVTDILSPIEETYKKFSGMDGAGNLTSPLGAYRQPQVSQTGMQQHSMGHNATVATTYHMPHGVSQFSHSAMGGYCNGSIGNMGDLPSYQESMRNSAAATGWYSANPDPRFSTSMNMTGMGGLTGMADATKSMPALHAAPRRKRRVLFSQAQVYELERRFKQQKYLSAPEREHLASMIHLTPTQVKIWFQNHRYKMKRQAKDKAAQQLQQQQQQQQDGNLCQQQAQSPRRVAVPVLVKDGKPCQNGSSTPTSNQQQVQQSQQQSQQQNGNGVLLASPTGNLSQHQNQQQVNALDLEEMSPSPPSLHSQLNMAQIDTSAVDYTSNMVTSNLLYGRTW from the exons ATGTCGTTGAGCCCAAAGCACACAACGCCTTTTTCAGTGACAGACATTCTGAGCCCAATCGAGGAGACCTACAAGAAGTTTAGTGGCATGGACGGCGCAGGGAACCTAACCTCTCCACTGGGAGCCTACCGACAGCCTCAGGTGTCTCAGACCGGCATGCAGCAGCACTCGATGGGCCACAACGCGACCGTGGCTACCACTTACCACATGCCGCACGGCGTCTCCCAGTTCTCCCACAGCGCAATGGGGGGATACTGCAATGGGAGCATTGGCAACATGGGAGACCTGCCGTCGTACCAGGAAAGCATGCGGAAtagtgcagcagcaacaggatgGTACAGCGCCAATCCAGACCCAAGATTCTCCACCA GTATGAACATGACCGGCATGGGGGGTCTGACAGGAATGGCCGACGCCACCAAGTCCATGCCAGCTCTCCACGCTGCGCCCAGGAGGAAACGGCGCGTCCTCTTCTCGCAGGCTCAGGTCTACGAGCTGGAGAGAAGGTTTAAGCAGCAGAAATACCTGTCGGCGCCCGAGAGGGAGCACCTGGCCAGCATGATTCACCTCACGCCGACACAAGTGAAGATCTGGTTTCAGAATCACCGGTACAAGATGAAGCGCCAGGCCAAGGACAAGGCggcgcagcagctgcagcagcagcagcagcagcagcaggacggtaATCTGTGCCAACAGCAGGCGCAGTCCCCGAGGCGCGTAGCCGTGCCAGTTCTGGTGAAGGACGGTAAACCGTGCCAGAACGGCTCCAGCACGCCCACGTCGAACCAGCAACAGGTGCAACAGAGCCAGCAACAAAGCCAGCAACAGAACGGCAACGGCGTCTTGCTCGCGTCGCCGACCGGCAACCTCAGTCAGCATCAAAACCAACAGCAGGTGAACGCGTTGGACCTGGAGGAGATGTCGCCAAGCCCCCCCTCACTGCACAGCCAGCTCAACATGGCCCAGATAGACACGTCTGCAGTAGATTACACCAGTAACATGGTCACCTCAAACCTTCTGTACGGCAGGACGTGGTAG